In Streptomyces violaceusniger Tu 4113, one DNA window encodes the following:
- a CDS encoding glycoside hydrolase family 6 protein — protein MREKGATKTVMRLAAHAALCAVAMLPLSGCRMFDAPLRRGGLWVNPDSPAARQVRERQDEGKNRDAALIRQIAQQPVAEWLGPAPPRERVRFITESAARTGSTPVLVAYHIPYRDCGRYSAGGARSAHAYRRWIEQITLGIGDRKAIVVLEPDAVAQLVDGCVPARQRTARLAMLRDAVAMFAALPHVRVYVDAGNPGWIKNPYRLVRSLREGGIEQADGFALNVSNFQPTRRTKAYGHRLSAALDGTHFVIDTSRNGNGPLRLRGAARHGIRARDSWCNPPGRALGKRPSTSTGDSLVDAYLWIKRPGESDGTCNGGPPAGHWWTEYALGLARNAPRRH, from the coding sequence ATGCGCGAGAAAGGTGCAACAAAGACCGTTATGCGGCTTGCGGCGCATGCCGCCCTATGTGCCGTGGCGATGCTTCCGCTGAGCGGCTGCCGCATGTTCGACGCCCCGCTGCGGCGGGGCGGACTCTGGGTGAACCCGGACAGCCCGGCCGCCCGGCAGGTCCGTGAGCGGCAGGACGAGGGAAAGAACCGCGACGCCGCACTCATCCGGCAGATCGCTCAGCAGCCGGTCGCGGAGTGGCTCGGCCCCGCGCCGCCCCGGGAACGGGTCCGCTTCATCACCGAATCCGCGGCGCGGACCGGGTCCACCCCGGTCCTGGTCGCCTATCACATCCCGTACCGCGACTGCGGGCGGTACTCGGCGGGCGGAGCGCGGAGCGCCCATGCGTACCGGCGTTGGATCGAGCAGATCACCCTGGGCATCGGCGACCGCAAGGCGATCGTCGTCCTGGAACCCGACGCGGTGGCCCAGCTCGTCGACGGCTGCGTACCGGCCAGGCAGCGCACCGCCCGGCTGGCGATGCTCCGCGACGCGGTCGCCATGTTCGCCGCCCTGCCCCATGTGCGGGTGTACGTGGACGCCGGGAACCCGGGCTGGATCAAGAATCCCTACCGGCTGGTGCGGTCGCTGCGCGAGGGTGGCATCGAGCAGGCGGACGGCTTCGCGCTGAACGTCTCCAACTTCCAGCCGACCCGGCGCACCAAGGCGTACGGCCACCGGCTCTCCGCCGCCCTCGACGGCACCCACTTCGTCATCGACACCAGCCGGAACGGCAACGGCCCGCTGCGGCTCCGCGGCGCGGCCCGGCACGGTATCCGGGCCCGGGACTCCTGGTGCAACCCGCCGGGGCGGGCGCTGGGCAAGCGGCCCAGCACCAGCACCGGGGACTCCCTCGTGGACGCCTATCTGTGGATCAAACGGCCCGGAGAGTCGGACGGAACCTGCAACGGCGGCCCTCCGGCGGGCCACTGGTGGACCGAGTACGCGCTCGGCCTGGCCCGCAACGCCCCCCGCCGCCACTAG